The Poecile atricapillus isolate bPoeAtr1 chromosome 6, bPoeAtr1.hap1, whole genome shotgun sequence genome contains the following window.
CAGTAGCAAGAGAAATGCCTCAAGGCTCTGCTTCTGCATGGAACTCATGTCCACGTGAGGAGCACTGCTGGATTCATACACTGCAGAATACAACGTCAGGCACCATGATCCCAAACGTAAAAGCACAACTAGCACTCAGGAAGCTGTTTGAAATTTCTGTCAGTTCTACAAACTCATGCTCACATTCATATAGCCTCTCATAGAGTTCtgctaaaaaataaacacaaataatCAGTTACCTGAACTTCATCCCTGAGTCCCGAGCTGAGCGAGCAGAGCAGTGAAACTCAGAAGCAGTGGAGCCTTCCAGAATCCTCTGCAGGTTGCGCTCCGTGATGCCACCTCCTGGTGGGAACAAGCCCGATGTCACACACCGAGCAGAAAACACTATTCCAGACCTGACATCACCCGGGGACCTCACCACTAAGGGACAGGAGCCATAtaaactgaagggaaaaaacatcCCTTGGAACAACAGAGACCCAGGAACATGAAAAGGGATATGAGAAGCCTTGGCTTATGTTCTCCTGCAGATCTAGAgctgtccccaaatccagggagcaatagctgcagggctctgctgtccccaacAGGCAGCATGGTCTTTTACTCACACCgggacaggagctgctgctcctcccaggcAGCTGGCTCAGAAAGCCAGATCAGAGAGTGGATTCCAGGGCAAGAGGCTGGCAAGGAAAGGCTAGGGATTGCAGAACCTGGTACAGATGACAAAAAAGCATTACCTGGCACTACCACAATTCTGCCCTTTGCCTGAAAAAAGAGTAACACACGTCAATGTTATTATCAAGGACTACATCCACACATGCATTTGTGAGGCAGCAAAGAAACCGCACATGCAGCACTTTCCATAAGCTCATGGATGTTGCAATGTTTTACAATTTGTGTGCTTCACCCATCTTTTTTGTACTGctcatgttttaaaatgaaaaatggaaaaaactttCAGTTACAGCTTGGACAGCCTGTCAGTATTCCCTCCTACCTCTCCATCCCACCTTGCTACCTCTCAGGTACCTGTTGCACTTTCCTAAAAGGAAGTGTGAGAAACTTAGCAGGCACCTCACTCTGCTGTTTGCGTGGGCTCATCACACCAGCTGTTGAAACCAACTCCCACCACCCCCCCTGAATCTGCAAGCAAGAACCCAACCAGTTTTTGCTGTGGGAGACCTCAGGGCTCAGCCTACATGGACTTGGGAAAACAGATTAAATCTGTTGtaagaaagggaaggcaagcACTCCTTGGCAGAAGTCCCTTCCAGAAATGAAGGACACCATAAAGCAGCTGCCTgcctgcagtgccagggagcAGCCACAGTAACCCAGGGGAGCACAGCAAACACTCACCTGCTCTGCAAGCCTCTTAATCAATGACAATCCTTCCAGTGCTGAGCTGTCACAGCCACTCGTCAACACCCGCTCAAACCCCAGGGAAATCAGGGTCTCCAGTGCCACCAGAGGGTCATGCACCATGTCAAAGGCTGAGGGACCAGAACAACAGCTCAGAAATCGCAGTTCATTGTGCTCAAAGCCTGTCCCTCAGCCAGCTCCCCTGAAGGCAGTGATAGGAAGGGTCCTGCTCACACCCTGGATTCACTGCTCCTGACTGTAACACTCCCCTTGCAGCAGTTCCAGGGCCACCGTACGCAGCTCCTCAGACACCTCCTCTCTCACAGGGCAACGAGACAGCTCCTACATCTGAGCCCCCTGGACCTTTTCCCTTGTGGGGAATagcacagcctgcagagctTTCACTCTCCAAAGAACAGCCAAAGAAGTTCAAGCTCAGCTCCATTCCAGCCCACCTTCCCCCAGCAGTGGGACACAGACTGGACCCTGCCCAGGGCCACTGTCCCTGGAAACTCACCGCGGTGAAATGTGACTGGCAGGGGACGGCACACGGCTGCAAAAAGAAGACATATGGTCAgtcagggctggcacagagtCTCTCATGCTAGAACCAGAAACATACACGACATAGCAGAGGGCAAAGGCTTCTCAAGCCATTCCTGGGGAGCTCAGAAGAGTCCCCATTCTTGCTGGGAACAATGCTGTTTATCCAGGTTTTTTCATGGGGAAGAGATCTTCTGCCCTTTGAGAAGGCAATAAACCTTTGTTTTAATGGGTAACACTAAAATTCCCCATCTCATCTGGAAAATGCAGAACCCTCATTCCCACCACAGATGACTTTCTCTGTAGGAAGGAAGTAGGGAAGTTGTACCATCTACCTGGGGAAAGGACAGGACCATTGGTCTTTGGAAGCAAGAGAGCTGATTTTTGTGATTTCTTTCACTACCTACAATTTCTGCTCTCAGACCACAGCAAACTTCACCAGAGGAGCTCCATTTACTGAGAAAAGCTTATTTATTTCTACAAAAAGATATccacctgctccctgccctggaaACAGCAGAGCACACGTTGGCCTAGTAGAGCCAAGTCCTGGCAAGACCCTTTTCTTTTGCTGCGCTCCTTACAGCACATTCATCTTCATAGGAGAACCTCAGCACCACATCACCAGGGAAAGGCCCAGCCCTCTTTAGCTTTGGCTGTAGCTCCCAATAAATatgcagaaagaaagagaatttgctTCCCCATGTTTGTGGTTTGGACTAATAATCTCCCACTACAGCTTCAGTAGCTTTCCACATGTTCACACCTCTCCCTTGTAATCTTTTCTCCCTGTGTgttttaagagagaaaaattaagatGAACTGCCAGCTACACACAGGGCCAAAGTCCAGGAGATACATACCCTAAATACCTGTATCAAGGGCATaaggaaaagaacaaaggaAACGAGGGAGAGaattcagcagctgaatgcCTCCAGACAGCTCACCTAGGTCTTCTTACTTTGCTATTATGCCCCAGGTGGCCTCAAACTCTGTGTGAATGGCTTGGGTACTGTGGTCTTCTGTCCACAAAGTTTCTAAACTACTTACTGTCTCACAGGTATGGCAGGAAATGAAACCTTAAAATGCGTAAAGAGATGACAAGACCGCAGACCGGATGTGCAGACCAAAGCCCTCTGTACAGCTGTGCGGCATCAGCCGGAGCAGCACTACAACCCcggcacagcacagagctctgcctggagGCACCCTCACCCAGCAGCGCCGTGCAGAGCTCCGTGTCGATGCGCCCGTCCTCGGTGAGGGCCCCGAACACCAGCCCGTCAGCACCGTGCAGCTTGGCCAGGCGGATGTCGGCTTTCATCACCTCCACCTCGCGGTCCGAGTACAGGAAATCCCCGCCGCGGGGCCGGATCATGACGAACACCGGGACCCGCACGCACTGCTTCAccacctgcagcagccctgccgGCGGGACAGGGCCGGCTCAGCACCCGCCGCGGCAGCTCCGGCCCCGCGGCGGGCGGGACGGGACCGGGCGCGGGGAGGGAGCCGAGCGGGACACAGGGGAGCGAAGGGAGACCGACAGGGAAGGCGGCCCAGAAGGGGCGCGGCTCACCCATGCTCGGGGTGGTCCCTCCTTCCACGAGGCCCGCGCACAGCTCGATGCGCCCGGCACCTGCGGAGAGGCGCGTCAGaaccggccccgccgcgctgTCGCCCCCTCCCGCGAGGCCCCCGAGCCTTACCTCCGCGCTCCGCGTTGACGGCGGACTCCACCGAGTCCACGCACACCTCCATGAGGAACCCATCGTCCATGCCTGCGGGACGGGAGCGGCACGATCACCCCGGGCCACCCCATGGCGCCCGCCCGGGCCgcaccggccccgccgcgggccCGCCCCGCTTCCGCctcaggccccgcccccccgcTCGCGCTTCCGGGCCCGCCCCCTCGCGGCCCGGGCCCGCGCCGCCCGTCGGCGCGAGGGCGGGCGCGCGGGCGGGCGGAGGTGCGGGACGCGAGCCGGGCGCGCCCACGCCGGCGCGCGGCGCGCGCAAGCCCCGCCCCCCGAGCgcctcggccccgcccccgccggcgCGCGGGCCCCGCCCCCGTCCCGCACGCGCCCTCATCACCTGTGCTGGCGGCGCGCGGGGGTCGCTGCTCTGCGCTGCCGGTCACGCGCCGCGCGATCGTCATGGCGACGCCCGGGCGGGTCCGGAAGTGCTCGTCCTGCGCTTCCGGCGGCGACACTTCCGGGGTGGCTCGGGATGCTGCGAGCGGcgcgcggcggggcccggcggcTGCTTTGGGGCGGGCCCGCACCGCCACCGCCACCGCCGGCACACGGCCGCCTCCCCCCGCGGCTCTGCCTCCCGTGCCGCCTGCTCCAACAGGCGCCCCagcccgccgcgccgccgcccgccgtGGGGCGATGGCTCCTGGTTTGCAGCGGTGCCGTGGCCGGTGCCGTGGTGCTGGGCGGCGTCACCAGGTGAGCGCggcatccccagccctgccggGAGGGGCGCACAGCGGGTCCCTGGAGGCAGCCGTCCGTGTCTGCCCTGCGCTCCGCGCCGCCGGTGTCCCCCTGCGGCTGTCCCCACACCCAAAGCCACCCCGAGAGAGCCTGTGAGAGCTCCTCTCGTGTCTGCCCTTCTTGGCTGCGAGGGGACATGGTGGGATGGGGCTGCGAGTACCAGGGAGACCGTTCATGGTCTGTGGATGCCACTGGGGGGCAACTCTTACACATTTATCGTCATTTTAGGTCTGGTCATTCACAGACTCTGATCTCCATCATGTTTCTAGTTGTCTAGTTGTTAAAGATTGTCTGAACAAGGGTTTTAAGACTTaccatagaaccacagaatatcCTGACTTGGAAGGgtcccacaaggatcatccaagTCCCATCTCCCGGGCtgtgcagccagcagctctcaCTTCAGTTCGGTAGATTTGCTTACTGTCAGGGCATTGTGCCTGTTCGTATCTCTGCTCCCAGGCTGACAGAATCAGGCCTTTCTATGGTCGACTGGCACCTGGTGAAGGAGATGAAACCCCCCCGAACGCAGCAGGAGTGGGAAGCCGAGTTCCAGAAGTACCAGCAGTTCCCAGAATTTAAAATGTGAGTGTGCAAAACTGGGAGGAGGGTGGGCTGAGAGCATCAGTCCTGAAACTGAGCCACGCATAAAACTAATGTAAggaggaaaatgttttctgatgTCTGAGGGAAGGCACATAAAGCCTGCCTGGTGGTGGCTCCTCTGTTCCCTGCCTTTCTCTGAGGAAGGCAATTCCATGTTGTGCAAAGTTCAGTGCAGCGCTGTGAAACAGTTGTTTTATTGTCCCTTAACAGCCTGAACCACGACATGACACTGCCAGAGTTCAAGTTCATTTGGTACATGGAGTACTCACACCGCATGTGGGGCCGCGTTGTGGGCCTGGCCTACATCCTGCCTGCTGCCTACTTCTGGCACCGGGGCTGGCTCAGCCGGCCCCTCAAGGGCTGTGTCCTCGCACTCTGTGGGCTGGTCTGCTTCCAGGTGAgagctctgcagccacagggatTAGTGACAGCATCTGAGTATCACAGAATGACCTTAAACGTCATCTAGTTTTAACCTCCCAACCAGGGATACCTTTCATTAGACTAGTCTGCttagagctccatccaacctgacatccacaacttctctgggaaacctgttccagtgcccaccACCCTTACAGCACAGAATTTTTGCTCAATATCTAATCCTACCTTTTGTCAGTTTGATATCTTCTGATCCAGCGTAGCTTGGTGTCAGTGACACCATGACAGTGTGTCAGTGCTAGTAGCTAGTTGAAAGTAGAGGAAACGAGTTGCTTTGCCCCTAATGTTTATCCCATTTTAgtagctgctgctgtcctgtctGGCCCTGAGCCCTCTCCTGTTTTGTTAGGGGCTGCTGGGATGGTACATGGTGAAGAGTGGGCTGGAAGAGAAGCCAGACTCCTACGACATCCCTCGGGTCAGTCAGTACCGTCTGGCAGCACACCTGGGCTCTGCGCTGGTCCTGTACTCTGCCAGCCTGTGGACAGGTCTGTCTTTGCTGCTTCCACAACACAAGGTATGTCAGTATCCAGTGTGTCAGGATTTGAAAGCCCAGGGCAGTGTCAGTTCAGAGGGCTGGGGTGTGATGTGAAGGTAAGGGAAGGATGTGAAGGCTGGTGGTGCTTCTCTCACAGTCTCTGTTCCTGACTCTGATCTAATACTTACAGTATTACAAAACAGTTACTTACAGTGTTACAAAATACCCATTCTGTAAACTTCCTGGGTGATGGGACACTTGCTTTGGCTAGTGCTGTTCAGGTCAAAAGTGATCAGTTTCAGAATTTGTGGGAGCTCAGCCAGGGGTGTGCCTGACTGGGCTAAATGGTTTGTGCCAGTAACTGTCCAGGTGCCACTTCAGATTCTGCACAGAGCTGGACTTGATTAGCTGTGGTTTTAAGGGACCACTGAAGTGTGGCTGCTGTGTGGCAATCTGTAAAATCCCCTTGTAAAACACAGGCCAACGCTTTTGCCTTTGTATATAGTGAAGGCTTTTCTTAGCTGCTGCAAACAGCACTAGAAATGCCT
Protein-coding sequences here:
- the CUTC gene encoding copper homeostasis protein cutC homolog isoform X1, with the protein product MTIARRVTGSAEQRPPRAASTGMDDGFLMEVCVDSVESAVNAERGGAGRIELCAGLVEGGTTPSMGLLQVVKQCVRVPVFVMIRPRGGDFLYSDREVEVMKADIRLAKLHGADGLVFGALTEDGRIDTELCTALLAVCRPLPVTFHRAFDMVHDPLVALETLISLGFERVLTSGCDSSALEGLSLIKRLAEQAKGRIVVVPGGGITERNLQRILEGSTASEFHCSARSARDSGMKFRNPNVAMGASFSAPEYSIKVADVAKVRTLNAIAKNIL
- the CUTC gene encoding copper homeostasis protein cutC homolog isoform X2; this encodes MTIARRVTGSAEQRPPRAASTGMDDGFLMEVCVDSVESAVNAERGGLLQVVKQCVRVPVFVMIRPRGGDFLYSDREVEVMKADIRLAKLHGADGLVFGALTEDGRIDTELCTALLAVCRPLPVTFHRAFDMVHDPLVALETLISLGFERVLTSGCDSSALEGLSLIKRLAEQAKGRIVVVPGGGITERNLQRILEGSTASEFHCSARSARDSGMKFRNPNVAMGASFSAPEYSIKVADVAKVRTLNAIAKNIL
- the CUTC gene encoding copper homeostasis protein cutC homolog isoform X4; its protein translation is MTIARRVTGSAEQRPPRAASTGMDDGFLMEVCVDSVESAVNAERGGAGRIELCAGLVEGGTTPSMGLLQVVKQCVRVPVFVMIRPRGGDFLYSDREVEVMKADIRLAKLHGADGLVFGALTEDGRIDTELCTALLAVCRPLPVTFHRAFDMVHDPLVALETLISLGFERVLTSGCDSSALEGLSLIKRLAEQEVASRSATCRGFWKAPLLLSFTALLAQLGTQG
- the CUTC gene encoding copper homeostasis protein cutC homolog isoform X3 produces the protein MGSSWRCAWTRWSPPSTRSAEVPGASSCARASWKEGPPRAWVVKQCVRVPVFVMIRPRGGDFLYSDREVEVMKADIRLAKLHGADGLVFGALTEDGRIDTELCTALLAVCRPLPVTFHRAFDMVHDPLVALETLISLGFERVLTSGCDSSALEGLSLIKRLAEQAKGRIVVVPGGGITERNLQRILEGSTASEFHCSARSARDSGMKFRNPNVAMGASFSAPEYSIKVADVAKVRTLNAIAKNIL
- the LOC131580134 gene encoding cytochrome c oxidase assembly protein COX15 homolog — protein: MLRAARGGARRLLWGGPAPPPPPPAHGRLPPRLCLPCRLLQQAPQPAAPPPAVGRWLLVCSGAVAGAVVLGGVTRLTESGLSMVDWHLVKEMKPPRTQQEWEAEFQKYQQFPEFKILNHDMTLPEFKFIWYMEYSHRMWGRVVGLAYILPAAYFWHRGWLSRPLKGCVLALCGLVCFQGLLGWYMVKSGLEEKPDSYDIPRVSQYRLAAHLGSALVLYSASLWTGLSLLLPQHKLPETKQLLRLKQYAHGTTALIFLTALSGAFVAGLDAGLVYNSFPKMGERWIPDDLLAFSPVLRNIFENPTTVQFDHRILGIASVTAVTALYLFSRKIPLPRRTRMAVTSLLAVACMQVGLGISTLLLYVPTPLAATHQSGSLALLSMALWLMSELRRVPK